From the Spirochaetales bacterium genome, the window CGTTGTCACCGCGGTCGTCTATGTCATTGCCCTGGTGAGTCCGGTACCGGACCATATCGCGCTTCCCCTCGCACTCCTCTTCGGTTCGATCGCACCCGCGAGCGCGCCCGCCGGTACGGTTGCCGTGATAAAGGAATATAACGCGCGGGGAAGCCTCACCAAAGCCCTCTATGCGGTCGTGGGGTTCGACGACGGTCTCGGAATAATCATCTTCGGTTTTGCCGCTGCAATCGCAAAAAGCCTGCTGGAAAGTCAGACCGGAAACACGTCGAACATGATGACACTGATCGTCAATCCGCTGATGGAAATAGGGCTCAGTCTCGGTATCGGATGTGTATTCGGCGTACTGCTGCGTTTCATCGTAAAAAAATTACATTCAAATAAAGATATCTTTATCGTTATTTTCGCCTTTGTCTTTATAATCACGGGCATATGCGAGGTATTCCATCTTTCGGTCATTCTCACCAACATGGTGACCGGAATCATGCTGGTCAATTTGCTGGACAACACGAATATCAACAGAATCGGCGAAGAGCTTTCAAATGTTCTCCCCCTCCTGTTCATATTGTTTTTCACCCTCGCCGGATCGAATCTGAATGTATATGTCCTGCCTTCTCTGGGACTGATCGGCATTGTCTATGTCCTTTCACGATCGTTCGGTCTCATGAGCGGGGCATGGCTTGGGGCGTGTATCGGAGGAGCCGAGCCGAAAATAAAAAAATTCCTCGGAATGGGCATATTGTCCCAGGCCGGCGTCGCGATCGGCCTTTCGCTTATCGTAAAACAGAGGTTCGACGGTATCGGCGCCGACAACGCGGGGGGAATCATCGGGACGACCATTATCACAACGATTACCGCAACGAGCATTATCTTTGAAATCATCGGTCCCATCCTGACGAAAATAGCCCTTCAAAAAGCCGGGGAAATCAGACCTGCCGGGAAATGATACATGCGGCATCCGGATTCAGGATGCCTTCGGATTGCCTCGTCCCGAATCCTTCTCCCGTCTTCATCGTGTCCCGATCTTATCTCTCCGGCATTCCGTCGATATGCTCAAGACGCAGGTCCTGTATGACACCAATGCAGTAATACACACCTTCCCCGGGCTGGAATTCCATTACTTTAACGCGCCTGTCTGAAATATCTCCGCGACGGATGGTCCCGTTCGAATCGAACAAAA encodes:
- a CDS encoding cation:proton antiporter, translated to MEILNTIQSFFTNLHLPLILIIGTVTFIGLFFGKTMKYIKLPSIIGFMIIGVVLGPSLLDILNEPVMNNLSFITEIALGFVALGIGLELHLKALKEQGKSIILIIISESFMAFIVVTAVVYVIALVSPVPDHIALPLALLFGSIAPASAPAGTVAVIKEYNARGSLTKALYAVVGFDDGLGIIIFGFAAAIAKSLLESQTGNTSNMMTLIVNPLMEIGLSLGIGCVFGVLLRFIVKKLHSNKDIFIVIFAFVFIITGICEVFHLSVILTNMVTGIMLVNLLDNTNINRIGEELSNVLPLLFILFFTLAGSNLNVYVLPSLGLIGIVYVLSRSFGLMSGAWLGACIGGAEPKIKKFLGMGILSQAGVAIGLSLIVKQRFDGIGADNAGGIIGTTIITTITATSIIFEIIGPILTKIALQKAGEIRPAGK